The DNA segment ACAGCCGCCTCGGCCACATCCTGATGAGCGACCATAGCGCTTTCAATTTCGGCAGTGCCCATACGGTGGCCTGAAACGTTGAGCACATCATCAACCCGTCCTGTAATCCAGTAATCGCCATCTTCGTCCCGGCGAGCTCCGTCGCCAGTGGCATACATGCCCTTAAATTTGGTGAAGTAGGTTTGCTCGAAGCGCTCGTGATCGCCATAAACGGTGCGAGCCTGTCCTGGCCAGCTGTCGAGCATCACCAGATTACCTTCGCCGGCGCCTTCGATGATATTGCCCATATTATCGACCAGGGCCGGTAGCACACCAAAGAAGGGGCGGGTGGCCGAGCCGGGTTTGAGTGCGGTGGCTCCAGGCAGGGGGCTGATCATGATGCCACCGGTTTCTGTTTGCCACCAGGTATCGACAATGGGGCAGCGCTCGTCGCCGATGGTTTTGTAATACCACTGCCAGGCTTCGGGGTTAATCGGCTCGCCGACCGAACCGAGCAGTTTCAGGCTGGATCGACTGGAGCCTGCGATGGCTTGATTGCCATCGGCCATCAACGCTCGTATAGCGGTGGGTGCGGTATACAGAATATTGACCCCGTGTTGATCAATGGTGTGACTCATGCGGCTGGCATCTGGCCAGTTGGGAAGTGCTTCGCTTATCAATGTGGTGGCGCCATTGGCCAGGGGGCCGTAGACCAGATAGCTGTGGCCGGTTATCCAGCCAACATCGGCCGTACACCAGTAGATATCGCCCTCTTTGTAATCAAACACATACTGGTGGGTCATCGAGGCGTACACCAGATAGCCTCCACTGGTATGCACCACGCCCTTGGGTGTGCCGGTTGATCCCGAGGTGTAGAGGATGAACAGTGGATCCTCAGCACCCATCTCTTCGGCGGGGCAATGGGGTGATGCCAGGTTAGACAACTCATGCCACCAGACATCGCGCTGCGCTTGCCACTCGATAGCTGTGCCCGTACGTCGGTATACGATCACTTTTTCAACACTGGTGATGCTCGGGTGGGT comes from the Aestuariirhabdus haliotis genome and includes:
- the acs gene encoding acetate--CoA ligase is translated as MMNHHALYPVKSEIADQAWADETLYRTLYQQSIVNPQGFWREQAQRIDWIKPFTRVKDVSFDYHHVDIQWFQDGTLNVASNCLDRHLELRGDQTAIIWQGDDPNEHKTVSYRELHEQVCRFANGLKSQGVRKGDVVTIYMPMIVEAAIAMLACARIGAIHSVVFAGFSPDAIAGRLIDCRSKLVITADESVRGGRRVPLKHNIDQALTHPSITSVEKVIVYRRTGTAIEWQAQRDVWWHELSNLASPHCPAEEMGAEDPLFILYTSGSTGTPKGVVHTSGGYLVYASMTHQYVFDYKEGDIYWCTADVGWITGHSYLVYGPLANGATTLISEALPNWPDASRMSHTIDQHGVNILYTAPTAIRALMADGNQAIAGSSRSSLKLLGSVGEPINPEAWQWYYKTIGDERCPIVDTWWQTETGGIMISPLPGATALKPGSATRPFFGVLPALVDNMGNIIEGAGEGNLVMLDSWPGQARTVYGDHERFEQTYFTKFKGMYATGDGARRDEDGDYWITGRVDDVLNVSGHRMGTAEIESAMVAHQDVAEAAVVGYPHAIKGQGIYVYVTLKTGIEHSDQLKQELCQWVRGEIGPIATPDIIQWAPGLPKTRSGKIMRRILRKIAADEYEHLGDTSTLADPSVVNNLIAERINEHA